In Chryseobacterium sp. C-71, the genomic window TGCTCTTGCAACTGCCGCTCTTTGCTGCTGACCTCCGGAAAGTTGCTGTGGATAATGTTTTGCTCTGTGTGCGATGTTGATTTTCTCCATAATTTCCTCCACTCGTTTTTTTCTTTCTGAAGAAGAAACACCGTTGTAGATTAATGGTAATTCTATATTTTCGTAAACCGTGAGTTCATCAATCAAATTAAAATTCTGAAAAATAAAACCTATATTTTTCTTTCTAATTGCTGATTTTTTCTTCTCAGAAGTTCCGATAGTTTCTATCGATTCAAATTGATAAGAACCTGAAGAAGCGCTATCCAAAAGCCCAAGAATATTGAGGAAAGTAGATTTTCCGCAACCTGAGGGTCCCATGATTGCTACAAATTCGCCTTCTTTTATGCTAAGGCTCACATTGTTTAAAGCATTGGTTTGAACATCTTCAGTTTTATAGATTTTTGAAAGATTTTGTATGTTTATCATTGTAGTATTATTTAAAGTTTTATAGTTTATATTGAATTAAATTGAATCGATTGTTCCGCCCGATTTTCTACTTGCAGAAAACTTGATTCCCGACAAAGTTTTATATTTTATTTTAGCTAAAGAAGTAGCTTCAGCAGTCAATTCCTGCGAGACGCTCAAAGTTACTGATGATGTTGCAGTTGCATAAACTTTTGCGGTTTTAATATTCACATTTTTTGCATCCAGAGTACTTGCGCTGTCTGCATTGATTTCCGCATGGTCTGCCGAGCAGTTCAATTTTGCAGTGCTTGCCGAATTGATATTCACATTCAGGTTTTTTGTGTCAATTTTTCCTGAAAATCCGCCTGTATTTCTAAGATGGATATAAACATTCTGGGCTTTTGAATCAGCGAAAATTTTCCCTGCAGTTTTAGTTTCAAAAGTCTGATTTTCATTATTAAAAATACTTTTGACTTTTATAATTGATGCATTTTCGGCCTCAACTTTTACCAAATCTTTTACGTAAACAATCACCTTTGTATCAGCATTTTGAAGCGAAACATTAGGTTTATATTTTATGTGAAGTGTCTTGTTCTTTACTTCAATATTAAGTTCAGAAATATAATTACTCGTAG contains:
- a CDS encoding ABC transporter ATP-binding protein — translated: MINIQNLSKIYKTEDVQTNALNNVSLSIKEGEFVAIMGPSGCGKSTFLNILGLLDSASSGSYQFESIETIGTSEKKKSAIRKKNIGFIFQNFNLIDELTVYENIELPLIYNGVSSSERKKRVEEIMEKINIAHRAKHYPQQLSGGQQQRAAVARALVTKPKLILADEPTGNLDSSNGNEVMNLLAELHREGSTIAMVTHSSYDAGYASKIVNMKDGEIFSEEHSSQRKDVFEKADAKIFE
- a CDS encoding GIN domain-containing protein produces the protein MQKLLLLIITVIIGLFTSTTIIKGQDFSNKNPVETKTFDLGSFNAVKSSQAIEVEIVKSGEDKAVATSNYISELNIEVKNKTLHIKYKPNVSLQNADTKVIVYVKDLVKVEAENASIIKVKSIFNNENQTFETKTAGKIFADSKAQNVYIHLRNTGGFSGKIDTKNLNVNINSASTAKLNCSADHAEINADSASTLDAKNVNIKTAKVYATATSSVTLSVSQELTAEATSLAKIKYKTLSGIKFSASRKSGGTIDSI